A window of Sulfurimonas gotlandica GD1 contains these coding sequences:
- a CDS encoding molybdopterin molybdotransferase MoeA has protein sequence MDKYLDFKDAVASSLGIAEVTTLEETVHIGDSIGRVLAQKVICVKNLPSFNNSAMDGFAIKATDAGKRLKVLKTILAGDSVEATLSAGECYKIMTGAKVPSDADTIIPIEDVLDYENSEVTIKENVVKNSCLRFKGEEKALGDVLFDKGEVITSGMVALLASQGITMLSLYKKLNIAVVSTGNELKEPWEIASDDEIYNCNSYAIISLLKEKGFNATYTGVVPDSLEKSVEFVNGLKSYDLIITTGGISMGDADYMAEAFERNGLEIAFHGVNIKPGRPIMMGKMDNTFVMCLPGNPLTAMVNMHLFAFPVLNKLQGSLKVFHDVDIATNVKAFKTKSGRVNVVLGSYADGKYCVTQNNKYGSGMISVIDASNCILVTDESCESISEEDSVKIIKFNCLYSKDQIDLFN, from the coding sequence ATGGATAAGTATTTAGATTTTAAAGATGCTGTTGCTTCATCACTTGGGATTGCTGAAGTAACAACTCTTGAAGAAACGGTTCATATCGGTGACTCTATAGGAAGAGTTTTGGCACAAAAAGTCATCTGTGTTAAGAACCTTCCATCTTTTAATAACTCTGCAATGGATGGCTTTGCAATAAAAGCTACAGATGCAGGTAAAAGATTAAAAGTTTTAAAGACTATTTTAGCTGGTGATAGTGTTGAAGCGACTCTTAGTGCTGGAGAGTGCTACAAGATAATGACTGGTGCTAAAGTGCCAAGTGATGCTGATACTATCATCCCTATAGAAGATGTTTTAGATTATGAAAACAGTGAAGTCACAATCAAAGAAAATGTCGTAAAAAACTCATGTCTAAGATTTAAGGGTGAAGAGAAAGCTCTTGGTGATGTTTTATTTGATAAAGGTGAAGTTATCACATCCGGTATGGTAGCTCTCTTAGCTTCTCAGGGCATTACAATGCTCTCACTATATAAGAAGCTAAACATTGCCGTTGTATCGACTGGAAATGAGCTAAAAGAGCCATGGGAGATAGCAAGTGATGATGAGATTTATAACTGCAACTCTTATGCGATTATCTCGCTTTTAAAAGAAAAAGGCTTTAACGCGACATATACAGGTGTCGTGCCTGATTCTCTTGAGAAATCAGTTGAGTTTGTTAATGGCTTAAAGAGTTACGATCTGATTATAACAACAGGTGGCATCTCTATGGGAGATGCTGACTACATGGCAGAGGCATTTGAGCGCAATGGCCTTGAGATAGCTTTTCATGGAGTTAACATCAAACCTGGACGTCCTATCATGATGGGAAAAATGGATAATACTTTCGTAATGTGTCTTCCTGGAAATCCATTAACAGCTATGGTAAACATGCATCTATTTGCCTTTCCTGTTTTAAACAAGTTACAAGGTTCTTTGAAAGTTTTTCATGATGTAGATATTGCTACAAATGTTAAAGCCTTTAAAACAAAATCTGGTCGCGTTAATGTTGTTCTAGGGAGTTATGCAGATGGAAAATATTGCGTAACCCAAAATAATAAATATGGCTCTGGGATGATTAGTGTGATAGATGCTAGTAATTGTATTCTTGTTACAGATGAATCATGTGAGAGTATATCAGAAGAAGATAGCGTCAAGATTATTAAGTTTAATTGCTTATATAGCAAAGATCAAATCGATCTATTTAACTAA
- a CDS encoding cysteine desulfurase has protein sequence MYKLNYLNYADAKDVSIEKELSIDPLSTNVEYEKLSSDLTSKFDFSHLHTFSFSKEGFLGLMLELKEDIAVSLGESEALIQAAKLYETLGFKVTYIDIKHNGEIDYKDVESIKEEYFFVSPYIIDTFVRVDLKKIKELFCGTVISNISATLDASLCDIAYFDVYKLSGYCTHSVLLHDGLFEEQNIASIDTLGVKLISDALNKKRENITCKKEFIEALKESLKDDFFFFVGADATLDNVVHFGLKGIKARQVIRNLSLSNIFVTNGEGCSLGLSRPSRIIQEMGYTELQSRQALSLSFFKDLDSEEIQFVASKIAKSYRQIKALHG, from the coding sequence ATGTATAAATTGAACTATTTAAATTATGCAGATGCTAAAGATGTATCAATAGAAAAAGAGCTTAGTATTGATCCTTTGAGTACAAATGTTGAGTATGAAAAGTTAAGCTCTGATTTAACTTCAAAATTTGATTTTTCGCATCTGCATACATTCTCTTTTTCAAAAGAAGGGTTTCTAGGTTTAATGTTGGAATTAAAAGAAGATATCGCTGTAAGTCTTGGTGAGAGTGAAGCATTGATCCAAGCTGCCAAACTATATGAAACACTGGGTTTCAAAGTGACTTACATAGATATAAAGCATAATGGAGAGATAGACTATAAAGATGTAGAGTCAATAAAAGAAGAGTACTTTTTTGTATCTCCATATATTATAGATACCTTTGTTAGAGTTGATTTGAAAAAAATCAAAGAATTATTTTGTGGAACTGTTATTTCAAATATATCGGCAACTCTAGATGCTTCACTATGTGATATTGCTTATTTTGATGTTTATAAACTAAGTGGATATTGTACGCATTCAGTGCTTCTGCATGACGGTCTGTTTGAAGAGCAAAACATTGCAAGTATTGACACACTTGGAGTAAAACTAATCTCAGATGCTCTTAACAAAAAAAGAGAAAACATAACTTGCAAAAAAGAGTTTATAGAAGCTTTAAAAGAGAGTTTGAAAGATGACTTTTTCTTTTTTGTAGGTGCAGATGCAACACTTGATAATGTAGTTCACTTTGGGCTTAAAGGTATAAAAGCCAGACAAGTTATTAGAAATTTAAGTCTATCAAATATTTTTGTAACAAATGGAGAAGGATGTTCTTTGGGCCTTTCACGCCCCTCTAGAATTATTCAGGAAATGGGTTATACAGAGCTGCAAAGTAGACAAGCACTATCTCTATCTTTTTTTAAAGATTTAGATAGTGAAGAGATACAATTTGTGGCTTCTAAGATAGCAAAATCATACAGACAGATAAAGGCTTTACATGGATAA
- a CDS encoding winged helix-turn-helix domain-containing protein: MVVKVKTWIEDDSEHLIFGGGKTQVLELIDETGSISEASKKVGMNYKKAWTHIKILQEYIEDDLVVVNKGRESGGTTLTPKAKELILKYKQLEAEVKAYSTKRFQEIFIADGNVIHCTKDKQDV; this comes from the coding sequence ATGGTAGTAAAAGTTAAAACTTGGATAGAAGACGACAGTGAGCACCTTATTTTTGGTGGGGGAAAAACTCAAGTCTTGGAACTGATAGATGAAACAGGTTCAATCTCAGAAGCTTCAAAAAAAGTGGGGATGAACTATAAAAAAGCTTGGACACATATTAAAATACTCCAAGAGTATATAGAAGATGATCTTGTTGTTGTAAACAAGGGAAGAGAATCTGGCGGGACAACACTTACACCAAAAGCTAAAGAGCTAATCTTAAAATATAAGCAACTTGAAGCAGAAGTAAAAGCCTATTCAACCAAAAGATTCCAAGAGATCTTTATAGCTGATGGCAATGTTATTCACTGTACTAAGGATAAGCAAGATGTATAA